One Rudaeicoccus suwonensis genomic window carries:
- a CDS encoding ABC transporter permease: MTTVVQTRRSRRAVATTGAHPGVRATFGASMTLAGRGLLKIRHNPARLFDVIALPVVSTAMFAGIFGGAIAGSVSSYLPQLIPGVLVQIAVTAAVGTGVQLCEDIDKGVFDRFRSLPIARVAPLIGALTADIVRYVVATVMAVSVGLAMGYRPHSWPGLLVGCALVVFTSFALSWVFAYLGVRMSSPAAVQGASMFVLMPMTFISNALVPTTNMPGWIKWLAEINPVSHLVTATRELANHGHAGIDIVWSTLGVVVIMAVMAPVTVRAFIRKG; encoded by the coding sequence ATGACCACGGTTGTCCAAACGCGTCGCAGTCGACGCGCGGTGGCGACGACGGGTGCGCATCCGGGAGTTCGGGCCACGTTCGGTGCTTCGATGACTCTCGCCGGACGGGGTCTGCTGAAGATCCGGCACAACCCGGCCCGGCTCTTCGACGTCATCGCCCTGCCGGTGGTGTCAACCGCCATGTTCGCCGGGATCTTCGGCGGCGCGATCGCCGGAAGTGTGAGCAGCTATCTGCCCCAACTGATTCCGGGCGTGCTTGTGCAGATCGCAGTGACTGCGGCCGTCGGCACAGGAGTGCAGTTGTGCGAGGACATCGACAAAGGCGTCTTCGATCGCTTCAGGTCGTTGCCGATCGCACGCGTCGCGCCGCTGATCGGTGCGCTCACCGCAGACATCGTGCGGTATGTGGTCGCGACCGTGATGGCGGTGTCGGTCGGGCTGGCGATGGGCTATCGCCCGCACAGTTGGCCCGGACTTCTCGTCGGCTGCGCCCTGGTGGTGTTCACCTCGTTCGCGCTCAGTTGGGTCTTCGCCTACCTCGGAGTGCGTATGAGCAGCCCGGCAGCGGTGCAGGGCGCCTCGATGTTCGTGCTCATGCCGATGACGTTCATCTCGAATGCCCTTGTGCCTACGACGAATATGCCCGGGTGGATCAAGTGGCTCGCCGAGATCAACCCGGTGTCGCATCTGGTCACGGCGACGCGAGAGCTCGCGAATCACGGTCATGCCGGCATCGACATCGTGTGGTCGACGCTCGGTGTGGTGGTCATCATGGCTGTCATGGCGCCGGTCACCGTGCGGGCGTTCATTCGCAAGGGATGA
- a CDS encoding ATP-binding cassette domain-containing protein, protein MTDNPRPLQSLGDKAVEVRQLTCRFGDFVAVDGIDLDVPAGSVLGLLGPNGAGKTTTVRVLATLLKPSGGTARVFGHDVVQQSHRVRSLIGLTGQYASVDEELTARENLMIFGRLQGHSRAAARRRGVELLDEFALGEAADRPVRAFSGGMRRRLDLAASLIAEPPLIFLDEPTTGLDPRTRQQMWDTARRLVAAGSTLVLTTQYLEEADQLADNIVVIDRGRIVAQGTADELKSSLAPATLRVVPTDHDDMPVVRQVLHQLTGHEPQTQDNREVAVPVEDTALVTEALILLQDRGVHIEEVGVHKPTLDEVFLSLTGGSSSDTDDSGAAVIEQEVGA, encoded by the coding sequence ATGACGGACAACCCGAGACCTCTGCAGTCCCTGGGCGACAAGGCCGTGGAGGTGCGACAACTCACCTGTCGTTTCGGTGATTTCGTGGCTGTCGACGGCATCGACCTCGACGTCCCGGCGGGTTCGGTGCTGGGCCTGCTCGGACCGAACGGTGCCGGAAAGACCACCACCGTTCGTGTTTTGGCCACCTTGCTGAAACCTTCCGGCGGCACCGCGCGGGTGTTCGGGCACGACGTGGTGCAGCAGTCTCACCGGGTGCGTTCGTTGATCGGACTGACCGGCCAATATGCCTCTGTCGACGAGGAATTGACGGCCCGGGAGAATCTGATGATCTTCGGTCGGCTGCAGGGGCACTCGCGCGCGGCGGCCCGGCGACGTGGCGTGGAACTGCTCGACGAGTTCGCTCTGGGCGAGGCGGCGGACCGGCCGGTCAGGGCGTTCTCGGGAGGCATGCGCCGTCGTCTCGACCTCGCCGCCAGCCTGATCGCCGAGCCGCCCCTCATCTTCCTCGACGAGCCGACCACCGGACTTGATCCGCGCACCCGGCAACAGATGTGGGACACCGCCCGACGGCTGGTTGCGGCCGGATCGACCCTCGTGCTGACCACGCAGTACCTCGAAGAGGCCGACCAGTTGGCCGACAACATCGTGGTCATCGACCGTGGCCGCATCGTGGCGCAGGGCACGGCCGACGAGTTGAAGAGTTCACTCGCGCCGGCAACGCTGCGTGTGGTCCCTACGGACCACGACGACATGCCTGTCGTGCGCCAGGTGCTGCACCAGCTGACCGGTCACGAGCCGCAAACCCAGGACAACCGAGAGGTCGCCGTGCCCGTCGAAGACACCGCGTTGGTTACAGAGGCGCTGATCCTGTTGCAAGACAGGGGAGTTCACATCGAGGAGGTGGGAGTGCACAAACCCACGCTGGATGAGGTCTTCCTGAGTCTCACCGGCGGATCGAGCTCCGACACCGATGACAGTGGCGCGGCCGTCATTGAGCAGGAGGTCGGCGCATGA
- a CDS encoding glycosyltransferase — protein sequence MQILMPFLGSRGDVSPGVALAIELQRRDHDVVLGVPANLLQLARDSGVDAVEMGPDSRELLRSDLVQRRIKSANPVRKWRALSELGCFGWGELAPQLARYAATTDVIVSCLLGEEVARAIAERYAVAQVALHYYPIRRSESTSVVPPAPVAPRLLQHVADAALERSWRLMTRSGEDAVRSSLHLPPSRTPLPARMIGSGSLEIQAVDPLLFPGLAEEWGSRRPLVGFLDLDDATHERVDRPTATHDTGLGSWLSDGKPCVYWGFGSMPVKDPRATVALIREVSTHLGVRALVAAGWSDLADATEADVRIVDAVDHRTVFPRCAAAVHHGGAGTTAATLRAGIPSFVAWFSADQPLWGRRLAACGVGASAPFRTLTAAKAIEILRPLLQPASRARAAEVAESLIPAERAVAATADLVELAGARHSSTSQGAIFATP from the coding sequence ATGCAGATTCTCATGCCGTTCCTCGGCAGTCGCGGCGACGTTTCACCCGGTGTGGCTCTCGCGATCGAGCTTCAGCGACGCGATCACGACGTGGTGCTCGGGGTCCCGGCGAACCTCCTGCAACTGGCCCGTGACTCCGGCGTCGACGCGGTCGAGATGGGGCCGGACTCGCGTGAGTTGCTTCGCTCGGATCTCGTGCAGCGACGCATCAAGTCGGCCAATCCGGTCCGAAAATGGCGTGCCCTTTCAGAACTCGGCTGTTTCGGGTGGGGCGAACTCGCACCTCAACTGGCGAGGTACGCCGCCACGACGGACGTGATCGTCTCGTGTCTGCTCGGTGAGGAGGTGGCCAGGGCGATCGCCGAGAGGTATGCCGTCGCCCAGGTCGCCCTGCACTACTATCCGATCCGGCGGTCCGAGTCGACGTCGGTGGTTCCTCCCGCGCCTGTCGCGCCACGTTTGCTGCAGCATGTCGCCGATGCTGCGCTGGAACGCTCCTGGCGGTTGATGACCCGCAGCGGCGAGGATGCCGTCCGGTCGTCGCTGCACCTGCCACCGTCACGAACGCCCCTTCCGGCGCGAATGATCGGATCCGGGTCGCTGGAGATCCAGGCTGTCGACCCGCTGCTGTTTCCCGGACTCGCCGAGGAGTGGGGCAGCCGGCGACCGCTGGTGGGCTTCCTCGATCTCGACGACGCGACACATGAACGCGTCGATCGTCCAACCGCAACGCACGACACCGGCCTCGGTAGCTGGTTGAGTGACGGAAAGCCCTGCGTCTATTGGGGTTTCGGCAGTATGCCGGTAAAGGACCCTCGCGCTACAGTCGCTCTGATCCGTGAAGTCTCGACGCACCTCGGCGTCAGGGCGCTCGTCGCAGCCGGGTGGTCAGATCTGGCTGATGCAACCGAGGCCGATGTGCGGATCGTGGATGCCGTCGACCACCGCACCGTGTTCCCGCGGTGCGCTGCTGCTGTCCACCACGGCGGTGCTGGCACGACAGCCGCAACGCTGCGGGCCGGGATCCCGTCGTTTGTGGCGTGGTTCAGCGCCGACCAACCGCTGTGGGGACGCCGCCTCGCCGCCTGCGGCGTGGGCGCATCGGCGCCTTTCCGCACGCTCACCGCAGCGAAAGCGATCGAAATCCTGCGACCACTGCTCCAGCCCGCCAGCCGCGCTCGGGCAGCAGAGGTCGCCGAATCGCTGATACCGGCCGAGCGTGCCGTCGCGGCGACGGCCGACCTGGTGGAACTAGCGGGAGCCCGGCACTCGTCTACATCGCAAGGAGCGATATTCGCCACACCCTGA
- a CDS encoding condensation domain-containing protein produces the protein MEYTELADYSVFAGDVTLWSASADTALAAVDQRPVSPQHETHVTARNDGDPDWIGTVFEIRLPFDADVLRATLEAWHSRHESFRTTVRITPNGLQRLTFRAEDVTVTGRPAGSHQTVERVYDVVSRFFDRTISPSTWPHLVAATVVPDDQEDGPRFLLAFAADHSVLDAYSQVIAISELDQLYAAILHDIPPSLDPPAASYIDFSAEECGMAALAIQGNDTTERWRSFLSVDERCFPGFPLPTADHNGSCTLPQRSASRQIVAPEVADTLHAVARSCGFGMQPAILVALARAIAATTDGAPLRMVMPMHTRSERYQTSMGWFVGISPLTLDLTGAADLKQELQRAEDASAYIRTDAQIPFATIAQLLDIRSCPRFVVSYVDIRHLPGAAQFDAQRARALRSIRYSDDEVYLWIVRARGGINVSARFPNNMAAADSFERFLAAFTEAVHQLAGVPVPEAAQVRVPAV, from the coding sequence GTGGAATACACCGAACTCGCCGACTATTCGGTCTTCGCCGGTGACGTGACCCTGTGGTCCGCTTCAGCCGACACCGCGCTCGCCGCAGTCGACCAGCGTCCCGTCTCGCCGCAGCACGAGACCCACGTCACCGCTCGCAACGACGGCGATCCGGACTGGATCGGCACGGTCTTCGAGATCCGACTGCCCTTCGACGCAGATGTCCTGCGGGCGACGCTCGAGGCCTGGCACAGCCGGCACGAGTCCTTCCGCACAACTGTCCGGATCACTCCTAACGGCCTGCAACGACTGACCTTTCGGGCCGAAGACGTCACGGTCACCGGGCGCCCTGCCGGCTCGCACCAGACCGTTGAGCGGGTCTATGACGTCGTGTCCCGCTTCTTCGACCGCACGATCAGCCCCAGCACCTGGCCGCACCTGGTCGCCGCGACCGTCGTGCCGGACGATCAGGAGGACGGTCCGCGATTCCTGCTGGCGTTCGCCGCTGACCACTCGGTACTCGATGCCTATTCGCAGGTGATCGCCATCTCCGAACTCGACCAGCTGTATGCCGCGATCCTGCACGACATACCGCCCAGCCTCGACCCCCCCGCGGCGAGCTACATCGACTTCAGCGCTGAGGAATGCGGCATGGCCGCCCTGGCCATCCAGGGCAACGACACCACCGAACGCTGGCGGTCGTTCCTCAGCGTCGACGAGCGGTGTTTCCCCGGCTTCCCGCTTCCCACCGCCGACCACAACGGCAGCTGCACCCTCCCGCAACGCAGTGCCAGCCGACAGATCGTCGCTCCGGAGGTCGCCGACACACTCCATGCCGTTGCACGATCGTGCGGGTTCGGCATGCAGCCGGCGATCCTGGTCGCCCTGGCCCGTGCCATCGCCGCCACCACCGACGGTGCTCCGCTGCGAATGGTGATGCCGATGCACACCAGATCCGAGCGCTATCAGACATCCATGGGCTGGTTCGTCGGAATCAGTCCGCTGACCCTCGACCTGACCGGCGCCGCCGACCTCAAACAGGAGTTGCAGCGCGCGGAGGACGCATCGGCATACATTCGGACCGATGCGCAGATCCCGTTCGCGACGATCGCCCAGCTGCTCGACATCCGATCGTGTCCGCGCTTCGTCGTGTCGTATGTCGACATTCGACACCTGCCGGGCGCGGCGCAATTCGACGCGCAGCGGGCCCGCGCGCTGCGCAGCATCCGCTACTCCGACGACGAGGTCTACCTGTGGATCGTGCGGGCGCGTGGCGGTATCAACGTGTCGGCACGGTTCCCGAACAACATGGCGGCGGCTGACAGCTTCGAACGTTTCCTGGCCGCATTCACAGAGGCTGTGCACCAGTTGGCCGGCGTACCCGTTCCGGAGGCCGCACAGGTGCGCGTGCCCGCGGTCTGA
- a CDS encoding condensation domain-containing protein, whose amino-acid sequence MLLTSAELADVPEGVLLQWIPAPSSEGIIVPEAPPTFNQLNHTGTAREHGGWLCVLFDLPGAFDEMTLRDAYTSLLQRHDGLRSTVGFSGISPQTRCHQGEFSWRRENHTLPGDLADRRHALARIIDETTTARRFPAYLLGAIVGERVTVVVACDHAHVDAVSMALIVRDLAELYAARQSRRAADLPNTAGFLTYAAGAAKDTFDPSDPRLPQWHAFFDRHDRGLPRFALLTNPSDNTSDSTVELRQVLTAAQTQAVAQHARNHGAGMLATLLCASAEAAVAMGGPDTFETLVPVTTRTEPRWRDTIGWMVTNGPVAIEVGATTAQTLTAAQRQVETAIELGRMPLADVIGSYAPGFSATGDVTMVSYLDYRRIDGHHLHDQLRAQQLSASSPATDVQTWWVRNEDGLALRCRFPGTHEAASVVPQWLDHTCERLAQWC is encoded by the coding sequence ATGCTGCTGACCTCGGCCGAACTGGCGGACGTGCCCGAAGGTGTTCTGCTGCAATGGATTCCGGCACCCTCGTCGGAGGGCATCATCGTGCCGGAAGCACCACCCACCTTCAATCAGCTCAACCACACGGGCACCGCCCGTGAACATGGCGGGTGGCTGTGCGTGCTGTTCGACCTGCCCGGCGCCTTCGACGAGATGACCTTGCGGGATGCCTACACCAGTCTGCTGCAGCGCCACGACGGCTTGCGCAGCACCGTCGGCTTCTCTGGTATCTCGCCGCAAACCCGTTGCCACCAGGGCGAATTCAGTTGGCGTCGTGAGAACCACACACTTCCCGGCGATCTCGCCGACCGGCGGCACGCACTTGCGCGCATCATCGACGAAACGACAACGGCTCGACGCTTCCCGGCATACCTGCTGGGCGCGATCGTCGGTGAGCGCGTCACCGTGGTCGTTGCGTGCGACCACGCACACGTGGATGCCGTGTCGATGGCTCTCATCGTGCGCGATCTGGCCGAGTTGTATGCCGCGCGGCAGTCTCGTCGAGCAGCGGACCTTCCGAACACGGCGGGCTTTCTCACGTACGCAGCAGGCGCGGCGAAGGACACCTTCGACCCGTCCGACCCACGACTGCCGCAGTGGCATGCGTTCTTCGACCGACACGATCGTGGCCTGCCCCGCTTTGCGCTTCTGACGAATCCTTCAGACAACACTTCAGATTCGACTGTGGAGCTGCGACAAGTGCTGACCGCCGCGCAGACGCAGGCCGTGGCGCAGCATGCTCGCAACCATGGCGCCGGCATGCTGGCAACACTGCTGTGCGCTAGCGCGGAGGCTGCCGTGGCGATGGGCGGCCCCGACACCTTCGAGACCTTGGTGCCGGTGACTACGCGCACCGAGCCCCGGTGGCGCGACACGATCGGCTGGATGGTGACCAACGGCCCCGTCGCGATCGAGGTGGGAGCCACGACCGCTCAGACACTCACCGCCGCGCAACGACAGGTCGAGACGGCGATCGAGCTGGGCCGGATGCCGCTGGCAGACGTGATCGGCAGTTATGCACCCGGCTTCAGCGCCACCGGCGACGTCACGATGGTGTCCTATCTGGACTACCGCCGTATCGACGGCCACCACTTGCATGACCAGCTAAGAGCACAACAGCTCAGCGCCTCGTCGCCGGCTACGGACGTGCAGACCTGGTGGGTCCGCAACGAGGACGGCCTCGCACTGCGGTGTCGATTCCCCGGCACCCATGAAGCCGCGTCAGTGGTGCCGCAATGGCTCGACCACACCTGCGAGCGCTTGGCGCAGTGGTGCTGA